A segment of the Marinomonas posidonica IVIA-Po-181 genome:
GCTAAAATAAGAACTTTAGGGGCGGTGGTGGATGTTTCGTCACGGTCTAAAACATGTTGCACGGCGGGTGCGCAAAAAGCGATGGTTTTGCCTGTGCCAGTTGGGGCGGTTGCCAAAAGGTCGGAGCCTTCCAAAATGACGGGGATGGCTTGCTGTTGAATTTCAGTAGGTGTTTCAAAACCTAGGCTATTGATTGCTTCTTCGATCGTGTAATCTAGGTCTAACTCAGCAAATGACATGTAAACTCTCTGTTGCAGGAAAAGGAGTGCCTTATGCCGCTAAACTCGACAAAAGGCTAATGGGCAGAATGATACCTTGTTTTATGTTGTTTCGAAATCAAAAGCCGTTTTAAAGCGGGTGTGTTTACGCCTGGTCTTTAATATGGTGGTTAATGTCACTACTAAGAAGATACTGTATGTTGTTATCAGATGATTTGGTGGTCAGCCAAACAATGAATTGGGTGAAGGATTTTATTGTGGGTCACAATGTTTGCCCCTTTGCCAAGCGAGAAGTGGAAAGAGACAGTGTACGTCTTGTTGTATTGCGTTCGAAAAAAACAGATGTCGCCTTAGAAGAGTTGATGTCTGAAATTCAGTGGTTAGACGAGCATGCCGAAACGGAAACCACACTGCTTATTTTTCCGACCTTATTTAAAGATTTTCAGCGTTACTTGGATTTTGTCGAAGTGTCTGAGAACCTGATGTTTGATCAGGGGTGTGAAGGTGTCTACCAGTTGGCCACCTTTC
Coding sequences within it:
- a CDS encoding DUF1415 domain-containing protein, producing the protein MLLSDDLVVSQTMNWVKDFIVGHNVCPFAKREVERDSVRLVVLRSKKTDVALEELMSEIQWLDEHAETETTLLIFPTLFKDFQRYLDFVEVSENLMFDQGCEGVYQLATFHPDYCFAGAEEEDVSNYTNRSPYPMLHILREASLDKAIEFYGNTAQIPDENIAKMEALGRNKLEDIFKACMNVN